A single region of the Ornithorhynchus anatinus isolate Pmale09 chromosome 13, mOrnAna1.pri.v4, whole genome shotgun sequence genome encodes:
- the GBX1 gene encoding homeobox protein GBX-1 — GPPGGGGQGGAFSIDALIGPPPRRPGPVLYAGYPMFLPYRPLVLPQPLAPGPLPAALPPLAPGLASFAGRLANTFCAGLAQPVPPMVALTTALPAFPDAPQPFYGSPDLAAAAAAAAAAAAAARGHPQPPPLRTQHPPQPRDKLAEPPHPPPPHPPDPHPPPPPHLADTFPSLTAEGKAYSSDEEKPEGPAGEPAGSEPEEEGSGGDSDDGEDDDDGFRESAAVVGPTGAPLGPKVKLKGGPGGVGEGGPGPAGAAAPGGKSRRRRTAFTSEQLLELEKEFHCKKYLSLTERSQIAHALKLSEVQVKIWFQNRRAKWKRIKAGNVSSRSGEPVRNPKIVVPIPVHVNRFAVRSQHQQLEQGARP, encoded by the exons ggaccccccggcgggggcgggcagggaggcgCCTTCTCCATCGACGCCCTGATCGGTC ccccgccgcgGCGGCCGGGCCCCGTGCTGTACGCCGGCTACCCCATGTTCCTGCCTTACCGGCCCCTGGTGCTGCCGCAGCCGCTGGCCCCCGGGCCGCTGCCCGCCGCCCTGCCGCCCCTGGCCCCGGGCCTGGCCTCCTTCGCCGGCCGCCTGGCCAACACGTTCTGCGCCGGCCTGGCCCAGCCGGTGCCCCCCATGGTGGCGCTGACCACGGCGCTGCCCGCCTTCCCCGACGCCCCGCAACCCTTCTACGGGAGCCCGgacctcgccgccgccgccgccgccgccgccgctgccgccgccgccgcccggggccacccccagcccccgcccctgcGGACCCAGCACCCGCCGCAGCCCCGGGACAAACTGGCCGAGCCCCCGCACCCGCCACCCCCGCACCCGCCGGACCcgcacccgccgccgccgccgcacttGGCCGACACTTTCCCAAGTCTGACGG ccgAGGGGAAGGCGTACAGCTCGGACGAGGAGAAGCCTGAGGGACCGGCGGGGGAGCCGGCGGGCAGCGAGCCGGAGGAAGAGGGCTCGGGCGGCGACAGCGACGAcggcgaggacgacgacgacggtttCCGGGAGAGCGCGGCGGTCGTGGGACCCACCGGGGCCCCGCTGGGGCCCAAGGTGAAGCtgaagggcggcccggggggcgtcggcgaggggggcccggggccggccggggccgcggcGCCCGGGGGCAAGAGCCGGCGCCGGCGCACGGCCTTCACCAGCGAGCAGCTgctggagctggagaaggagttcCACTGCAAGAAGTACCTGAGCCTGACCGAGCGGTCGCAGATCGCCCACGCCCTGAAGCTCAGCGAGGTGCAGGTCAAGATCTGGTTCCAGAACCGCCGCGCCAAGTGGAAGCGCATCAAGGCCGGCAACGTGAGCAGCCGCTCCGGGGAGCCCGTCCGGAACCCCAAGATCGTCGTGCCCATCCCCGTGCACGTGAACAGGTTCGCTGTGCGGAGCCAGCACCAGCAGCTGGAGCAGGGGGCCCGACCCTGA